The region GACTCACTTATTTGACAGCAATTAGAGAAATGACCAacagttaagttttttttttttgcaggtcccAGTTGAAGTGCAAAAGTCGTTTCCTGATTAAAAATTTATTGGTGTGTTTCCAGTTTTTAGAGAAGTATACGTGGTTCTTTGGCAAAGTTATATTGTGTTCAGTGTACAAAACTGCTCCTTTTTATGAAGGCTCAGGTTTGGCTGTCGAAGTCTCCTGctgcaagatggccgccaatCACTCTCACCGCCGTCCCCACTTGGAAGACTTCTAGCCTTTCCCACGCGATACCTATGGAAAAGCGAGTCAGTTGGGTTCCGTGTCCTCGGAGGCTTTAGTCCGGGTTTGGAGTCCCCGAGCAACCGGAGTCATCACACACCCAAGGTAAGTGGACCCCGCTTGTTTTGGTGCGTTTTTTGTGACGTTTTTGTCTGTGCGACTCCCCACACTAACGATACGTTGCGTTCAAATAACTCGGAATCCACGTGAGTCATTTTTGCGCTCCTCAAGTGCCTTAAAAAGCCGGTTTGATGACGACGTATACTTCGTCCACCCTTTAGTAAGTTGTTTTATATTTGTCAGTTGTGGAATTGGGTAAAATTATTACGCAGAGGTCAAACGGCGTCCTTGTCCGGTGTCAAGGAACCGCCTGAGTGGCTTCGTGCCTTCGTGCTTTCTTCCTTGTTAATCTGCAATCTGCAGTCTGTCATGACACCGCACGGACGGCACGCAAAGCTTTTTACACAATGAAGCTAATTTTAGTGCGCTGACACCTGAGAGTTATTGTGAGGGTTTTCCTCATTCTTCGGAACTTTTGAAAGCCAAAGAAATTAAATCTTTGAAGAGAACAATGAGAGGCACATCAAAGTAGAAAAGTTGGAGGCTCCTAAACGCATCACATTGAGGTTTTGGTGGAAATTTCCCAACACCCTTTGCGTCTGActtctttttgttttcactAAACATTGCTAAATGTCACCAAAAAGAACCGTGTGCTTGGTCCTAGATCAAGGTCAGAAGTATTAGAATCTGGAAAAAGTGCTGACTTCCATATTTAGTTTCACTTTCAGTTTCAAAAAGCCCCAAAATTCCAGAGGAACCCAAAGTGTATAGTAAATGACATCAAATCTTAGTAAAATGTACAAGAATTCACCCCAAATCAAGAGTATATGAGTAGGAATGCCTTAATGACCAATTGTTCTTACACTTTCCAGCCAAATGTTGAAACCTTTCAAACTAACTGAAGCAATTTTTGTCTGTGCTTTCTTTACAGATGTCGTACGCCGGCGACAAGCTGTATGACGGCTACCTGCGCACCAACATGCCGACCATCGTCACCAAGGTCAAAGCGAGAGAGATTGTCGTCCACTTGCCATGCCTGACTGCCCACGACCGGGTTAGTTAAATCTGTGATATTAAATATTTACAGAATGTATTTCGTTCATGTTTGCTGTATGGCTGATTTTTGCAATGTGCGACTTTGCACCCTCTTGTGGCCATAAGAAGAATTTGTTCAAATATCACTATTGTGAATGTACtaaatcttaaatattttttttctatttttgtcgaTTTCCAGGAGTGCATCGAGGCCAAGCGCGAGATGTGCGGCAACTTTGACGCCATGGTCCTTCTGCTAGACTGCCTGAAGAGGCGCTCCAGCTGGCCTGACCACTTCATCCAAGCTCTGGAGAAATGCGAGCATTCAGCCATCGCCGCCGACGTCCGCGCCGAGTACGGCAAGCTCGTCGCCGCCGCCCGCCGTAAGACctaaaaatgtccctttttgaTGGGAGTGTCGCCTCTACCAAGATTcatttttgtcaatggcagccaaagagtgaGTCACCTACATGTaatctttttttcctgattttagCTCCCAGTCCTAACGTGGAGGAAGCTACCGTTACCACGGCGCCATCTGTCCCGCCCACCCCTGAGCGCCGGCCCGCCGCTTCTCCAGACCTGAAGTTACCCGCCCCCATGGCCGAAATACCCCCTCCGGATCGTGATCACCCCGAACCGGAGGAAAACTCAGATTCCGAAACCCGGGACGGTTCGGCGACCGTCGCTAAAGTTTCGTCGGACCTCCGGCCGCCGTCGGGGTTGACGGAAGCCCGTGATTCGTCCGCCTCCGAGAGCTCGCCGGGATCGGATGACGGCGAGGCGCAGTCCTCACCCGGCAAGGCACCCGTCCAGGATACGGGCCCACCGGTGCAGATAGTTACCACTGCTAAATTGCCAACTGAAGATAATCTGGAAGTCCAGGTGAGAaactttctattgattttgggcaaaaaaaaagttttacgtCACTTTTCCTGTATTTTCATTGAGACGTTACCTTCttattggatttgtttttttcccgatTTCAGCGCTCGCCCCCCAGTAGCCCTCCGACAAGTCCCGTCCAACCTGAAACGTCCGAGGCTCCGCCCCTGAGCGTGCCGCACCCCCTCGTCAGCGTCCGCTCGCCCGAGCCCCCCGACCCAGTTGACGCGCTATACTCTGGCGACTCGGACCGTCTGGAAATCAGCCGAGATCAGCTGCCGTCATCTCTTGATCAGGATGACCGGCTAGCGCCAAACGGAGACGCCGGCGCCATTGAGGAAGAGCCAGCCCCCGGGGGCAAATCACGTGGGGGGGTCAAGTACGCGGTCacggcggtgggtgtggccacCTGTGCACTTTTGCTAGCGTGGAAGTTTAAACATTGAGCCCCAGAGTGGATGAGAAAAGGCTCTTTAAACTTCTCCCGTGTGATTAGCTTTGTCGCTGACCAGGTTTTTCATAGTTGATTAATGGccgattatttttaaattattgaaaccaattgccattgatgacaataaCGTCGAAGGCTGTTTGGAAAATGCCACTTCAGAGTTGTTCACTTAAATCAggtgtattatatttttaaatagcacAGCACAGGCAAAATACTTTATATtaagtaatagtaataatacttgtaaatgtaaaaacataaggaaatattttattgtaaatagtatgtatataggtaaattaattaataaattgtTGACAGTACGGTTATTTATGGTGCTCATGCCTTTGTTTACTTTTGCTTAAAAGGGAGACAATTGCTTGAGTTGAGTTTGTATTATTTCTGGCTCATTTTCGCCTCAGGTCACTTCCTGGTCATTTTGCAGCACGACACGGCATTTTCTAGTGATTTAGCAGAATGGTACGTCAATTCTTGTTGTTTTGGGGCGTTTTACGGATATATTTGTAAGATTGTGGGGGCATGTTGTCGTAACTTCTGTTTGGTTctgcttattttatttacaaacagCTCTTGCTCCCcggcaaaatggccgacaatgATGCTAATCCCCATTGGCTCAGAGCGTGCATCAGTCATCTAGTTGtctctttttatatatatttatatagcccCGGCAGCAGGTACGCTTTGTATCattatgagaaaaaaagaagaggcgGATCACGGGGGTTATTCGTGTTGTGATTGGTTGCTCAGACGTCACTTGTTTGTCCACGCCCACTGCCTCGAAGAGCAAGGAAGACAACCACTGGATTAAGCTAGTTAGCGTGCAAATTAGCCTCCTCCTCGCTCTTTTTGTCCCAAATTAAACGCCATTAACCCCCGCCCCCGTCACCCCCTCCCGCAACGACGCACcatctttatttcttttaattattaATCTTTTAAATGGCGTCTAACGGTTTCGGCCATCGTGATGATGACACCGCGGACGACGAGGACGAAGCGGCCGAGAAGTCTCCTCGCTCTGATTTGGGTAGTCTCCTCCGGAGCGAGTCCGACACGGAGGCGTCTCAGGCCGCCGGACGCGCGCCGTCACCCCGCCTCTCATCCGACGCGATGCCGAGGCTTCGCAGTGACTCCGTGAAGAAGAACAGGCCTCGTGAGaatctttttgtcttttcatcttttcttttaCCTGCACTGAGCCTTTTATCGTCCCAATggtattatttttgaaattgagTTTTTTAAAAGGAGtatcatgaatgaatgaagggaaATGTAGGTGTTTAATTAGCGGGCATTTTTTGGCTAGTTGACCACCACATAATAATGGCTGACTTTATCATTACCAGGTAATGTTTGCATTTAAGAGTGCGGATGTGGATTTTCGACAAAATGGCGTTCGCGTTGTTCctctgatgatgatgaggatgatgatgctTTGGAAGAAGCTGAATGCCGTGAGTGGTCGtcgtcatcttcatcatcaccatcttcatcatcatcttcatcattttACATCCAAAAcacgctagacgtccaatgcatttgcAAGTGAGAGGATGGCAACAATTTGATGAATTCTTATTTGCTGCCACCTTTTCCCTTTacataaattggacgtctatgagcTATAAAGTCATGGATGGAAGAGCAGGTGCCTATTGGTTAATCAAATTTCCATTTTGGCATCCCCCCAAGccatttttctatatattttttagcagtttattcattctatttttttatggtcCAGCTTTCacgttttttcttcagtttttacagtccattttttttgcccagttttccatttttttcctcatttttttatggtggtggGCAGTTTTCAAAACGTTTCTCGCTTTTTGACTTTTAacattgtttccatttgacaaAATCCGTAAAAGCTCGAGTAAAGCGGATCGCCTTCCCGTTGCCGCAGCCTTCCCGTGGTTCGGCATGGACATCGGCGGGACGCTGGTCAAACTGGTGTACTTCGAGCCCCGTGACATCACCACGGAGGAGGAGCAAGAAGAGGTGGAAAACCTGAAAAGCATCCGCCGCTACCTGACCTCCAACACGGCCTACGGCGACGCCGGCGTACGCGACGTCCACCTGGAGCTACCCGAGCTCACGCTTTGCGGGCGCACGGGAAACCTGCACTTCATCCGCTTCCCCACGCACGACCTGCCGGCCTTCCTACAGATGGGACGCCAGAAGCACTTCTCTAGCCTGCACACGGGCCTCTGCGCCACCGGGGGCGGAGCCTACAAGTTCGAGTCCGACTTCCGCACGGTACGTACTTCGCCAAAATCTTAAGACGCCAAATCTCAGACTGTTTTTACGCACGTCAGACGGCGGATTTGCGACTCCACAAACTGGACGAACTGGACTGTCTGATCCGTGGCGTCCTCTACTTGGACGCTTCGGCCAATCCGTCGCCCTCGCCGTCCGGGGGCGAGTGCGAGTGCTACTACTTCGAGAACCCGTTGGACCCGGGGCGCTGTGTACGGCGCCCCTATGCGCTGGAGAACCCCTACCCGTTACTGCTGGTCAACATCGGTTCCGGCGTTAGCATCCTCGCCGTCTACTCGCCTGACCGCTACAAGCGTGTCACCGGCACCAGGTGAGCCCCCCTACCCTATTTTGCCATCCGATTGGTCACGTTGCGTAGCATTCCAAAATGTCCGGTCCATTAGCGGTCGTCAAAATGAGCAGAGTTACCCCAAGTAATGAATGAATTGCAAAGTAGTGTAGACAGACTGTTATTTGAAACATAGTGGCAAGAGTAATGAAATGACGATCTGTATGAATCCCATTGGCAGCAGTGGATGTCCTCATTGGTCGTCTTTGAATGGAATCTGTAGACGTCCATTTtccgaaaaaaaatgacatagtatagtaaggcttttttaaaacaaaaatgacatagtatagtaaggcttttttttccttaaaaaaatgacatagtatagtaaggctttgtttctttaaataatgacatagtatagtaaggctttttttctttaaaaaatgacatagtatagtaaggcttttttttctttaaaaaatgacatagtatagtaaggctttttttccttaaaaaatgacatagtatagtagggctttttttctttaaaaaatgacatagtataataaggctttttttccccttaaaaaaatgacatagtatagtaaggcttttttttcccttaaaaaatgacatagtacagtaaggctttttttccttaaaaaaatgacagtatagtagggctttttttctttaaaaaatgacatagtatagtagggctttttttgtttccataaatttgtagtcaagatgatttcaaagaaagttgtagctacttggtggcgcagaggttagatcactggactcccgtgtgggagaccttggttcgaatccccgctgggacactttttcacctagttgtttctgtggacttcttctcaagacactgaaatgattgcAAAGAAAAGTGTAAACCACtttgtggcgcagaggttagaacactggactcccatctgggagacctgggttcgattcccgcggacgacctttggctgatcaccgaaccaagtagtctggaaaatggaacaagagagaaaaaaaaaaagaaaaactttttaatttatataaaacacttagtcatacttttcagtaaaaggttatattccgaactgccttcggcagttcggaagacacttgaaggacctgtctgtgcgaaaggcgttctcgggtcggccttcggccgaccctcgaccgcttgcttggtcagtgaaccgccgacaccgggaagcgaactcacgttctctcggtgcaaaggcgagtgtgcaacccacaacaccaactcgtgccccacttatacatgggtgttgaaacgttttatcctagGAAATcaggtgaaacacttagtcatttttttactcaaaatgcttcatccaccactgaacacttatatacttatacacttaggcatttttacttattcttttaactgaataatattgggaaaatctttgcctgcactgggatttgaacccaggacctcttaggtgacagactgatgacttagccattgggccaccaccctgtggaagaaagtagtaatacttatacttttgtctcattcatttacctgaataatattttgaaaatctttgccggcactgggatttgaacccaggacctcataggtggcagactgatgacttaaccactgggccaccaccctgtgagaatCAGCTGTACTACTTGTAGTTTTACCTCATTCACTTACCTGAATAATAATGAGAACATTTTTGCaatacttggatttgaacccaagaccaaataTGTTGGAAACTGATGCcttacccactgggccaccacactTTCAAattaggcagtagtatttgttgttttgcctttttttactcccagatcatacttagtactttatagtaccttcaagtgggaaaagttaggtgaGTTTACAAATTAGAGCAAAGCAGGAATTGAACCTGCGTCCAAAGAGTTGAGAGACCAATGACTTACTCACTGGGCCACAGGCACTTAGACATTTacagtagtatttattgtttttcactaaaaaaacgacattgtatcattagacttttttactttaaaaaatgacatagtattgtaaggctttttttcttgaaaaaatgacatagtatagtaaggttttttttgttgaaaaaacgacatagtatggtaaggctttttttcttaaaaaaacgacatagtatagtaaggctttttttcttgaaaaaacgacatagtatagtaaggctttttttattgaaaaaacgacatagtatagtaaggctttttttctttgaaaaattgacatagtatagtaaggctttttttcttgaaaaacgacatagtatagtaaggcttttttcttgaaaaagcgacatagtatagtaaggcttttttcttgaaaaaacgacatagtatagtaagtctttttttattgaaaaaacgacatagtatagtaaggctttttttcttgaaaaaacgacatagtatagttaggctatttttctggaaaaacgacatagtatagtaaggctttttttcttaaaaaaacgacatagtatagtaaggctttttttattgaaaaaacgacatagtatagtaaggctttttttattgaaaaaacgacatagtatagtaaggctttttttctttgaaaaattgacatagtatagtaaggctttttttcttgaaaaacgacatagtatagtaaggcttttttcttgaaaaagcgacatagtatagtaaggcttttttcttgaaaaaacgacatagtatagtaagtctttttttcttgaaaaaacgacatagtatagtaaggctttttttcttgaaaaaacgacatagtatagtaaggcttttttattgaaaaaacgacatagtatagtaaggcttttttaattgaaaaaacgacatagtatagtaaggctttttttcttaaaaaaacgacatagtatagtaaggctttttttcttgaaaaaaacgacatagtatagtaaggcttttttcttgaaaaaacgacatagtatagtaaggcttttttttcttgataaaacgacatagtatagtaaggctttttttcttgaaaaaacgacatagtatagtaaggcttttttttcttgaaaaaacgacatagtatagttaggctttttttattgaaaaaacgacatagtatagttaggcttttttattgaaaaaacgacatagtatagtaaggctttttttcgtgaaaaatcgacatagtatagtaaggcttttttattgaaaaaacgacatagtatagtaaggctttttttcttgaaaaaacgacatagtatagtaaggctttttttcttgaaaaaacgacatagtatagtaaggctttttttcttgaaaaaacgacatagtatagtaaggctttttttcttgaaaaaacgacatagtatagtaaggctttttttcttgaaaaaacgacatagtatagtaagtctttttttattgaaaaaacgacatagtatagtaaggcttttttattgaaaaaacgacatagtatagtaaggctttttttattgaaaaaacgacatagtatagtgaggctttttttcgtgaaaaatcgacatagtatagtaaggcttttttattgaaaaaacgacatagtatagtaaggctttttttcttgaaaaaacgacatagtatagtaaggctttttttattgaaaaaacgacatagtatagtaaggctttttttcttgaaaaaacgacatggtatagtaaggctttttttcttgaaaaaacgacatagtatagtaaggcttttttttcttgaaaaaacgacatagtatagtaaggcttttttttcttgaaaaaacgacatagtatagtaaggctttttttcttgaaaaaacgacatagtatagtaaggctttttttcttgaaaaaacgacatagtatagtaaggctttttttcttaaaaatcgacatagtatagtaaggct is a window of Stigmatopora nigra isolate UIUO_SnigA chromosome 13, RoL_Snig_1.1, whole genome shotgun sequence DNA encoding:
- the LOC144205961 gene encoding pantothenate kinase 3-like, encoding MASNGFGHRDDDTADDEDEAAEKSPRSDLGSLLRSESDTEASQAAGRAPSPRLSSDAMPRLRSDSVKKNRPPFPWFGMDIGGTLVKLVYFEPRDITTEEEQEEVENLKSIRRYLTSNTAYGDAGVRDVHLELPELTLCGRTGNLHFIRFPTHDLPAFLQMGRQKHFSSLHTGLCATGGGAYKFESDFRTTADLRLHKLDELDCLIRGVLYLDASANPSPSPSGGECECYYFENPLDPGRCVRRPYALENPYPLLLVNIGSGVSILAVYSPDRYKRVTGTSLGGGTFLGLCCLLTGCSTFEEALEMASRGESTRVDKLVKDIYGGDYERFGLPGWAVASSFGNMVSKDKRESVSKEDLARATLVTITNNIGSITRMCALNENIERVVFVGNFLRVNTLSMKLLAYAMDYWSKGQLKALFMRHEGYFGAVGALLELLNPS
- the mavs gene encoding mitochondrial antiviral-signaling protein, whose amino-acid sequence is MSYAGDKLYDGYLRTNMPTIVTKVKAREIVVHLPCLTAHDRECIEAKREMCGNFDAMVLLLDCLKRRSSWPDHFIQALEKCEHSAIAADVRAEYGKLVAAARPPSPNVEEATVTTAPSVPPTPERRPAASPDLKLPAPMAEIPPPDRDHPEPEENSDSETRDGSATVAKVSSDLRPPSGLTEARDSSASESSPGSDDGEAQSSPGKAPVQDTGPPVQIVTTAKLPTEDNLEVQRSPPSSPPTSPVQPETSEAPPLSVPHPLVSVRSPEPPDPVDALYSGDSDRLEISRDQLPSSLDQDDRLAPNGDAGAIEEEPAPGGKSRGGVKYAVTAVGVATCALLLAWKFKH